From a single uncultured Flavobacterium sp. genomic region:
- the trxB gene encoding thioredoxin-disulfide reductase, with amino-acid sequence MSDTIEKIKCLIIGSGPAGYTAAIYAARANMNPILYQGMQPGGQLTTTNEVENFPGYVDGVTGPEMMIHLQDQAKRFGADIRDGWATKVDFSGDIHKVWINDTIELHCETVIISTGASAKYLGLQSEQHYLKMGGGVSACAVCDGFFYRNQEVVIVGAGDSACEEAHYLSKLCKKVTMLVRSEKFRASKIMEERVRRTENIEILMNHDTVEVVGDNQVVHSIKALNKTTGEVIEIPATGFFVAIGHKPNTDIFKDYITLDETGYIVNTPGTSITNVEGVFVAGDAADHVYRQAITAAGTGCMAALDAERYLASKE; translated from the coding sequence ATGTCAGATACAATCGAAAAAATTAAATGCCTAATTATTGGTTCTGGTCCAGCGGGTTATACTGCAGCAATTTATGCTGCAAGAGCAAATATGAATCCAATTTTATATCAAGGAATGCAGCCTGGTGGTCAGTTGACTACAACTAATGAAGTAGAAAATTTTCCTGGTTATGTTGATGGGGTTACAGGACCGGAAATGATGATTCATTTACAAGACCAAGCAAAACGTTTTGGTGCTGATATTCGTGATGGTTGGGCTACTAAAGTTGATTTTTCAGGAGATATTCATAAAGTTTGGATTAACGATACAATCGAATTGCACTGCGAAACAGTTATTATTTCGACAGGAGCATCAGCAAAATATTTAGGATTACAATCAGAACAACATTATTTAAAAATGGGAGGCGGAGTTTCTGCTTGTGCTGTTTGTGACGGATTTTTCTACCGTAATCAAGAAGTGGTAATTGTTGGAGCAGGAGATTCAGCTTGTGAAGAAGCACATTACTTATCTAAACTTTGTAAAAAAGTAACAATGTTGGTTAGAAGCGAGAAATTCAGAGCTTCAAAAATCATGGAAGAACGCGTTCGCAGAACAGAAAATATTGAGATTTTAATGAATCACGATACTGTTGAAGTAGTTGGTGATAATCAAGTTGTACATTCAATTAAAGCATTGAATAAAACAACAGGAGAAGTTATTGAAATTCCTGCAACCGGATTTTTCGTAGCAATTGGTCACAAACCAAATACAGATATTTTTAAAGATTACATCACTCTTGACGAAACCGGTTATATAGTAAATACTCCAGGGACTTCTATTACTAATGTTGAAGGTGTTTTTGTTGCCGGAGATGCAGCAGACCACGTTTATCGTCAGGCAATTACAGCTGCAGGTACAGGTTGTATGGCTGCGCTTGATGCTGAAAGATATTTAGCGTCAAAAGAGTAA
- a CDS encoding DUF2807 domain-containing protein, giving the protein MKKHAALLLLLLVTTLTFAQRREKIKGSKIVTTSIKEVGDFDGIEVDDNLEVYLEKGEKNEIKIEADDNLHEIIGMDLREKVLRLYTSKESTIFKKLTVRVTYTSSLKTVISKNDAVVYAIQEVQLDNITFNSFDYSKLFLNVNSKKFNLFADDKSRTELNLKSEDASLQLSKSSSIKSLVSAMKFKCDLYQKANATIEGIAERATIRLDNNSIFTGTKFTLKDTNITTEGYAVATILADTTISIAAGDKSEISLFGSPKIEITRFSEEAKLLKKPGGEKAKITTPL; this is encoded by the coding sequence ATGAAAAAACATGCAGCCCTACTCCTCCTTTTATTAGTTACAACATTAACTTTTGCTCAAAGAAGAGAAAAAATAAAAGGCTCTAAAATTGTAACTACTTCAATAAAAGAAGTTGGAGACTTTGATGGTATTGAAGTCGACGACAACCTGGAAGTTTACTTGGAAAAAGGAGAAAAAAACGAAATTAAAATTGAAGCCGACGATAACTTACACGAAATTATCGGAATGGATTTAAGAGAAAAAGTACTTCGTTTATATACTTCAAAAGAAAGTACTATTTTCAAAAAACTAACAGTTCGCGTTACTTATACAAGTTCATTAAAAACCGTAATTTCTAAAAATGATGCTGTAGTTTATGCAATTCAGGAAGTTCAGTTAGACAATATTACTTTTAATAGTTTTGATTATTCTAAATTATTCCTAAATGTAAACTCAAAGAAATTCAATTTGTTTGCAGATGACAAATCAAGAACCGAATTGAATTTAAAATCTGAAGATGCAAGTTTGCAATTGAGTAAATCTTCTTCAATTAAATCATTAGTATCTGCAATGAAATTTAAATGTGATTTATATCAAAAAGCAAATGCTACTATCGAAGGAATTGCCGAAAGAGCAACCATTCGCTTAGATAACAATTCAATTTTTACAGGAACAAAATTTACACTGAAAGATACTAATATTACGACTGAAGGTTATGCGGTTGCAACCATTTTAGCTGATACAACTATATCAATCGCAGCCGGAGACAAATCAGAAATTTCATTATTTGGCAGCCCAAAAATTGAAATTACACGCTTTAGCGAAGAAGCAAAACTGCTTAAGAAACCAGGTGGCGAAAAAGCAAAAATAACAACACCACTTTAA